In Leptospira ellinghausenii, the following proteins share a genomic window:
- the glmM gene encoding phosphoglucosamine mutase, giving the protein MHFTKEYDLSSLMISISGVRGKIGQGFGLEEALAFSKSFATIMNGGTVVIGRDSRPSGPYLESLLTSALLASGSSVLTLGLVPTPTTKAVVNLAKANGGIMISASHNPMEWNAFKFISKKGFFFSAAENQKLLSILQSGSYTKEQISPKGTIDSGEDYIDLHLSSVLKRVNVNKIKKKKFTVFVDAVGGAGSYVVPKFLQMLGCKVISHNCKPDGTFPRPPEPTATALKTVEPSFKKSKADIGFALDPDADRLVLFTPKRGAISEEYTLPLALMNVLSSNKKKSKVVVNLSTSFLNEEVTSRFGGEVIRSKVGEANVVEEMIKTKAVFGGEGNGGIIDPNIPSFGRDTLSGIAHILNIMAETGKSIDTLMDELPNLYMDKQSFPLAKGMSLETLYEKFQSEFSPKLISDKDGLWMYVSDSWIHIRPSNTEPIFRVITETKSKSDLESTLKRVKQCVES; this is encoded by the coding sequence ATGCATTTTACAAAAGAGTATGATCTGTCCTCCCTTATGATTTCGATCTCCGGTGTTCGGGGAAAAATTGGACAAGGTTTTGGATTGGAGGAAGCACTCGCTTTTTCAAAATCCTTTGCAACCATCATGAATGGTGGGACTGTAGTGATTGGAAGGGACTCACGACCCAGTGGCCCTTATTTAGAATCCCTTCTCACCTCTGCTTTGTTAGCCTCTGGAAGTTCTGTATTAACCTTGGGTCTTGTCCCCACACCCACAACGAAAGCAGTTGTCAATTTAGCAAAAGCAAATGGTGGGATTATGATTTCTGCATCTCACAACCCTATGGAATGGAATGCGTTTAAATTTATTTCCAAAAAAGGGTTTTTCTTTTCAGCAGCAGAAAATCAAAAATTACTTTCGATCCTGCAATCAGGAAGTTATACCAAAGAACAAATTTCCCCTAAAGGTACTATCGATTCAGGTGAAGATTATATCGACTTACATTTATCATCAGTTTTAAAACGAGTGAATGTAAACAAAATCAAAAAGAAAAAGTTCACAGTATTTGTGGATGCAGTGGGTGGAGCAGGGTCTTATGTAGTTCCCAAGTTTTTACAGATGTTAGGTTGTAAAGTAATCTCACATAATTGTAAACCAGATGGAACGTTTCCTCGTCCTCCAGAACCTACGGCGACAGCATTAAAAACAGTAGAACCAAGTTTCAAAAAATCCAAAGCGGATATTGGTTTTGCTCTTGATCCAGATGCTGACAGGTTAGTTTTATTCACTCCAAAACGAGGAGCCATTTCAGAAGAATACACTCTTCCTCTTGCCCTGATGAATGTTCTCTCTTCAAACAAAAAGAAGTCGAAGGTAGTTGTGAACCTTTCGACTAGCTTTTTAAATGAAGAGGTAACCTCTCGTTTTGGTGGAGAGGTGATCCGAAGTAAAGTAGGTGAAGCAAATGTTGTGGAAGAAATGATCAAAACCAAAGCAGTATTTGGTGGAGAAGGCAATGGTGGTATCATTGATCCAAACATTCCTTCCTTTGGTCGTGATACATTATCTGGAATTGCACATATCCTAAACATTATGGCAGAAACTGGGAAGTCCATTGATACACTTATGGATGAGTTACCGAACTTATATATGGATAAACAGTCATTCCCTCTGGCAAAGGGAATGTCCTTAGAAACTTTATATGAAAAATTTCAATCTGAGTTTTCTCCCAAACTCATTTCCGATAAAGATGGATTGTGGATGTATGTTTCTGATTCTTGGATCCACATTCGACCTTCCAATACGGAACCAATCTTTCGAGTTATAACAGAAACAAAATCCAAATCCGATTTGGAATCTACCTTAAAGAGGGTAAAACAATGTGTGGAATCGTAG
- a CDS encoding LIC_10450 family protein: MTPEKSKYHYIKIDSISDIDPLKLSISQIQQRYIDKDNNRYALRFNKEIRRIEILKLVGNHFELVPHHQTTNSKGEGAPNEAKPGNQTQPTPPPIISEDLRANPILGKLISTPDPKPSTPDTTSKPIEISKDKLSPVVEENLMREDVDLDIFDGEEPPKPEETLSHDGLLNTPEPPKPEEEIDHTQINANTRLEEGSGEKTAQQRIDDFLKIIATYRERITAIIRNLQSSRIFELTGDPSENKNIVGNFSREMEATVFEAIDKMIDLHKEMTSYPRPITYYISKAPVEKREEMKLIESDKEKLNNLHLFEMQRHTDSIIKDLKKLSLQLLNILNLKNEIQVKQLQYANQLMYVDAKNASLYFAQDLDKTILEIEHWKQSK; encoded by the coding sequence GTGACTCCTGAAAAATCAAAATATCATTATATAAAAATTGATTCGATTTCAGATATCGACCCTCTTAAATTATCCATTTCACAGATCCAACAACGTTATATTGACAAAGATAACAATCGTTATGCCCTAAGATTCAACAAGGAAATCCGTAGGATTGAGATCCTAAAACTAGTAGGAAATCATTTTGAGCTTGTCCCTCACCACCAGACAACAAATTCCAAAGGAGAAGGAGCACCAAATGAGGCAAAACCAGGGAACCAGACCCAACCAACCCCTCCACCCATCATCTCAGAGGACCTTCGTGCCAATCCAATTTTAGGGAAATTAATTTCCACACCAGACCCAAAACCAAGCACACCTGATACAACCTCCAAACCAATCGAGATTTCCAAAGACAAACTTTCTCCAGTCGTTGAAGAAAATCTGATGCGTGAGGATGTCGATTTGGATATCTTTGATGGGGAAGAACCTCCGAAGCCAGAAGAAACTCTCTCTCACGATGGGCTTTTAAATACACCCGAACCTCCAAAACCAGAGGAAGAGATCGACCACACTCAAATCAATGCAAACACCAGACTCGAAGAAGGGTCAGGGGAAAAAACAGCTCAACAACGAATTGATGATTTTTTAAAAATCATTGCCACTTACAGAGAAAGAATCACTGCCATCATTCGCAACTTACAATCCTCTCGTATTTTTGAGCTCACTGGAGATCCTTCCGAGAATAAAAATATTGTAGGGAATTTTTCCAGAGAAATGGAAGCAACCGTATTTGAAGCCATCGATAAAATGATCGATCTGCATAAAGAAATGACCTCTTATCCTCGTCCAATTACCTATTACATTTCCAAAGCACCTGTGGAAAAACGCGAAGAGATGAAATTAATCGAATCTGATAAAGAAAAATTAAACAACCTTCACTTGTTTGAAATGCAAAGGCATACAGATTCGATCATCAAAGATCTTAAAAAATTGAGTTTGCAGTTATTGAATATATTGAATCTCAAAAATGAAATTCAAGTCAAACAATTACAGTATGCAAACCAGTTGATGTATGTGGATGCAAAGAACGCGTCTCTTTATTTTGCACAGGATTTAGACAAAACCATTTTGGAAATTGAACACTGGAAACAATCGAAATGA
- the rpsT gene encoding 30S ribosomal protein S20: MANLKSSKKDIRRTARRKERNGEDRSELRTYARLLIKAIKSGDKTEALSVFSKLSSKLDRAAKTKLIHKKNADRKKSRMALRINSIEAKAA, translated from the coding sequence TTGGCTAATTTAAAATCATCTAAAAAAGACATCCGTAGAACTGCTCGTAGAAAAGAGCGAAATGGGGAAGACCGTAGTGAATTACGCACTTACGCACGCCTTCTCATTAAAGCCATTAAGTCTGGCGACAAAACGGAAGCATTGTCTGTATTTTCAAAACTTTCTTCCAAATTGGACCGTGCAGCGAAAACAAAACTCATCCATAAAAAAAATGCAGATCGTAAGAAATCTCGTATGGCCCTTCGCATCAATTCAATTGAGGCAAAAGCCGCCTAA